In one bacterium CG_4_10_14_0_2_um_filter_33_32 genomic region, the following are encoded:
- a CDS encoding threonylcarbamoyl-AMP synthase gives MDIIKFSEINIGFINQELEKGKIFVISTDTSYGIVGNINKQTVERIYKIKERSKDKLMPIFVNQKIAKEVAIVNRQVDALMKEFWPGDLTLILQVGPSKNKILGSVLDPNNTIVAREPNDRLILNILKEYKLPVTATSANISNKPPAYKSKQIMDYFSKTSSLSPDYFIDSGNLPRRQVSTIIDLTSNLKILRTGRIKLKDIKEAL, from the coding sequence ATGGATATTATTAAATTTTCCGAAATTAATATAGGTTTTATAAATCAGGAGTTAGAAAAGGGGAAAATATTTGTAATTTCTACGGATACTTCTTACGGTATTGTTGGTAATATTAATAAACAAACAGTTGAGAGGATCTACAAAATTAAGGAAAGAAGCAAAGATAAACTTATGCCGATTTTTGTTAATCAAAAAATAGCAAAAGAAGTAGCTATTGTTAATAGACAAGTAGATGCTTTAATGAAAGAATTTTGGCCCGGTGATCTTACCTTAATTTTGCAGGTTGGGCCTAGTAAGAATAAGATTTTAGGATCAGTTCTGGATCCAAACAATACTATTGTGGCTAGAGAACCTAATGATAGGTTAATTTTAAATATTCTAAAAGAATACAAATTACCAGTTACAGCTACTTCGGCAAATATATCAAACAAACCACCAGCGTATAAATCAAAACAAATAATGGACTATTTTTCCAAAACTAGTAGCCTATCTCCTGATTATTTTATAGATTCAGGTAACTTGCCTAGAAGACAGGTATCAACTATTATAGACTTAACATCAAATTTAAAAATTTTGAGGACGGGAAGAATAAAATTAAAGGA